From the Psychrobacillus sp. FSL K6-4046 genome, one window contains:
- a CDS encoding tyrosine-type recombinase/integrase, with the protein MTPHVFRHAYAIISRENNADIYSIKRSLGHERIETTEIYLEKVYSRKHSAVLSWDSKMLCNHI; encoded by the coding sequence ATTACCCCTCACGTATTTAGACATGCTTATGCAATTATCTCTCGGGAGAACAATGCTGATATATACTCTATCAAAAGATCTTTGGGACATGAGAGAATCGAAACCACAGAGATTTATCTCGAAAAAGTCTACTCTAGAAAGCATAGCGCCGTACTCAGCTGGGATAGTAAAATGCTATGTAATCATATTTAA
- a CDS encoding YvrJ family protein, translating into MFEGDALLQLIGNFGFPIAVTVYLLHRLEKKLEELEGAIRSLADVFRKK; encoded by the coding sequence ATGTTTGAAGGTGATGCGCTTCTACAATTAATAGGGAATTTTGGGTTCCCTATAGCTGTAACGGTATATTTATTGCACAGATTAGAGAAAAAACTTGAAGAATTAGAAGGGGCGATAAGATCCTTAGCTGATGTATTTAGAAAAAAATAA
- a CDS encoding IS110 family transposase, whose translation MSQMLVGIDVSLRSHHVHFMHGEGHTLADFSVSNDTEGANTLIQKLLGTAEKNQCEHIKIGLEATDQYSWHVAHYLKNQLHNYEPTFQTAVYMLNARKVSRFKKGYDTLPKNDRIDAWVIADHLRFGRLPHEMQETLQYEALRRLTRTRFHLMHEVARNKTYMMNQLFLKFSGLRQDNPFSNTFGTTSLAVIEELDPETIAEMPLEELVEFLQEKGKKRFAEPEEIAKYLQKLARNSFRLDKAMADPVNISLSVILSTIRHMESQVKRLDKEIERMMKGFTQTLTSVKGIGPVYAAGLLAEIGDIKRFDDHHALAKYAGLVWTQYQSGEFEAENTSRMRTGNKYLRYYLVQAADAVRKYDTEYKAFYQKKYQEVTKHQHKRALVLTARKLVRLVHSLLRTNQLYIPPERRD comes from the coding sequence ATGTCACAAATGCTAGTCGGTATCGACGTGAGTTTGCGCTCCCATCATGTCCATTTCATGCATGGAGAGGGACATACGCTCGCTGATTTTTCTGTTTCCAATGATACAGAAGGTGCGAACACCTTAATTCAAAAGCTTTTAGGAACAGCGGAAAAAAATCAGTGCGAACATATTAAAATTGGATTAGAAGCGACAGACCAGTATAGCTGGCACGTTGCTCATTATTTAAAGAATCAATTGCACAATTATGAACCAACGTTTCAAACAGCGGTTTATATGTTAAATGCACGTAAAGTATCTCGCTTTAAAAAGGGGTACGATACGTTACCGAAAAACGATCGAATTGACGCCTGGGTAATTGCGGATCATTTACGCTTTGGACGTCTGCCACATGAAATGCAAGAAACCTTACAATATGAAGCACTTCGTCGTTTAACACGTACCCGATTCCATCTAATGCATGAAGTTGCACGTAATAAAACCTACATGATGAACCAACTGTTTTTAAAGTTTAGTGGCCTACGCCAAGATAACCCGTTCTCGAATACATTCGGTACGACCAGTCTCGCTGTCATTGAAGAGCTAGATCCGGAAACCATTGCCGAGATGCCTTTAGAAGAACTGGTTGAGTTCTTACAGGAGAAAGGCAAAAAACGTTTTGCCGAGCCAGAAGAAATCGCTAAATATCTTCAAAAGCTTGCACGTAATTCCTTTCGATTAGACAAGGCCATGGCTGATCCCGTTAACATCTCACTATCCGTGATTTTAAGTACGATTCGCCATATGGAATCCCAAGTCAAACGTTTGGATAAGGAAATCGAGCGTATGATGAAAGGTTTCACCCAAACATTAACTTCCGTAAAAGGCATTGGACCCGTGTACGCAGCCGGCTTGCTCGCCGAAATTGGAGATATCAAGCGTTTTGATGACCACCACGCATTAGCGAAATATGCTGGACTCGTTTGGACACAGTATCAATCTGGCGAATTTGAAGCCGAAAATACTAGCCGGATGCGAACCGGCAATAAATACCTACGGTATTATCTTGTACAAGCAGCAGATGCGGTACGTAAATATGACACTGAATATAAAGCCTTTTATCAAAAGAAATACCAAGAAGTAACCAAGCACCAACATAAACGCGCTCTCGTCTTAACCGCTAGAAAACTAGTACGCCTCGTGCATTCGCTACTACGCACGAATCAGCTGTACATACCACCAGAAAGGAGAGACTGA
- a CDS encoding nitric oxide synthase oxygenase, translated as MIMLTEAQEFIRLYYIETGKEEHEMVARLEEIEDEINRCGTYTHTTDELEFGAKVAWRNSNKCIGRLFWQSLTVFDKRDLCKEEDIFKALLEHIEYATNDGRIRPTITIFSSTDVRVWNHQLIRYAGYETQGGVIGDSDSLAFTKVCEGLGWKGEGTNFDVLPLVIQVNNHPPKVFNVPDSYILEVPFRHPEMDWFSDLQLKWYAVPMISSMKLEVGGITYGAAPFNGWYMGTEIGARNLADDYRYNMLPTIAEQMGLNTKSNASLWKDRALVELNAAVLYSFKEDGVSIVDHHTAAHQFKKFEEIERDAGRDVTGNWTWLIPPMSPATTHIFHKPYNNEKITPNYSYQPNPY; from the coding sequence ATGATTATGTTAACTGAAGCGCAGGAGTTTATAAGACTTTATTACATAGAGACAGGTAAAGAGGAACACGAGATGGTTGCCCGCCTGGAAGAAATAGAAGATGAAATTAATCGCTGTGGCACATATACACATACAACGGATGAGCTGGAGTTCGGTGCTAAAGTTGCTTGGCGTAATAGTAATAAATGCATTGGTCGTTTGTTTTGGCAAAGTCTGACTGTTTTCGATAAGCGGGATTTATGTAAAGAAGAAGACATTTTCAAGGCATTGCTTGAACATATTGAGTACGCTACGAACGACGGACGAATCAGACCGACGATTACCATTTTTTCTTCAACGGATGTTCGTGTTTGGAATCACCAACTCATACGTTATGCTGGCTATGAAACTCAGGGGGGAGTCATTGGAGATTCAGATTCCCTTGCTTTCACGAAAGTTTGCGAAGGGCTTGGCTGGAAAGGGGAGGGGACAAACTTTGATGTGCTCCCCCTTGTCATTCAAGTGAATAATCATCCTCCTAAGGTTTTTAATGTACCGGATTCGTATATTTTAGAGGTTCCATTCCGACATCCAGAGATGGATTGGTTTTCAGACTTGCAGCTAAAATGGTATGCCGTTCCGATGATTTCTAGTATGAAGCTAGAAGTAGGAGGCATAACGTACGGAGCTGCTCCATTTAACGGCTGGTATATGGGAACAGAGATAGGTGCACGTAATCTCGCGGATGATTATCGATATAATATGCTGCCTACCATTGCTGAACAAATGGGCTTGAACACGAAGTCGAATGCTTCTCTTTGGAAGGACCGCGCATTGGTCGAACTGAATGCTGCTGTTTTATATTCCTTTAAGGAGGACGGGGTGAGTATCGTGGATCATCATACGGCTGCTCATCAATTTAAAAAGTTTGAGGAAATAGAACGGGATGCAGGGAGAGACGTCACTGGGAACTGGACTTGGCTCATCCCACCGATGTCACCAGCAACAACTCATATCTTTCACAAGCCTTATAACAATGAAAAGATAACGCCAAATTATTCCTACCAGCCAAACCCATATTAA
- a CDS encoding class III lanthipeptide, giving the protein MKNVLNLQKIETSTPVEPLWASLLSIVCKSELPS; this is encoded by the coding sequence ATGAAGAACGTATTAAATTTACAAAAAATTGAAACTTCTACTCCTGTAGAACCGTTATGGGCTAGCTTGTTAAGCATTGTTTGTAAAAGTGAATTACCTTCCTAA
- a CDS encoding class III lanthipeptide encodes MNNVLNLQKIENTTPVEPLWASLLSIVCTDRRPT; translated from the coding sequence ATGAATAACGTATTAAATTTACAAAAAATAGAAAACACTACTCCTGTAGAACCACTATGGGCTAGTTTATTAAGCATTGTTTGTACAGATAGGAGGCCTACTTAA
- a CDS encoding VOC family protein, with protein sequence MNKPIENRIDTIFIHVSDLERSIQWYSNLLGIEVLKTNHTGPIYTFNMGENRPGLTLDNHCLDEDYTFIPSNQPLFIFSCTDIEEAFLHVSSMGVEMVTDIIRYTDLSEFSFKDPDGNILMVCTCFS encoded by the coding sequence ATGAATAAACCGATAGAAAATAGAATAGATACGATTTTCATCCATGTTTCTGATTTAGAGCGTTCCATACAATGGTACAGCAATTTACTTGGCATCGAAGTATTAAAAACAAATCATACAGGTCCAATATATACCTTTAATATGGGGGAGAACAGACCCGGGTTAACGCTTGATAATCATTGCTTGGATGAAGATTATACATTCATCCCATCTAATCAGCCACTTTTTATCTTTAGTTGCACTGACATTGAGGAAGCTTTTCTGCATGTTAGTAGCATGGGAGTTGAAATGGTTACGGATATTATAAGGTACACAGATTTATCTGAGTTCTCCTTTAAGGATCCTGATGGGAACATATTGATGGTTTGTACTTGTTTTTCATAG
- a CDS encoding sigma-70 family RNA polymerase sigma factor, giving the protein MKGIDDRQFEQIMKEHGEPLIRLAYLMVKDWGAAEDIMQDVFIKYYLNQDQFQGKSTLKTYLYRITINCCYNYLRSWKNKKKNFTEQIRGLFTDSYNPEKEILSNNRNSTLLEEILKLPTKYREVILLFYYQEFKIVTIALILNCSEGTVKTRLSRARKLLKTKLSVVDGEDWANE; this is encoded by the coding sequence ATGAAGGGGATAGATGACCGACAATTTGAACAAATCATGAAAGAACACGGGGAGCCGTTAATTCGTTTAGCTTATTTGATGGTAAAGGATTGGGGAGCAGCCGAAGATATCATGCAAGATGTTTTTATAAAGTATTACTTAAATCAAGATCAATTCCAGGGAAAATCCACTCTTAAAACTTATCTATATAGAATCACAATAAACTGTTGCTATAACTATTTAAGGAGTTGGAAAAATAAGAAGAAGAATTTTACTGAGCAGATAAGGGGTTTATTCACAGACAGTTATAACCCTGAAAAAGAAATACTATCTAACAATCGTAATAGTACGTTACTAGAAGAGATATTAAAACTGCCAACTAAATATCGTGAAGTGATTTTACTCTTCTACTATCAAGAATTTAAAATAGTAACCATTGCTCTCATTTTAAATTGTTCTGAAGGAACGGTAAAGACAAGACTATCAAGAGCTAGAAAGTTATTGAAAACAAAATTGTCTGTAGTAGACGGGGAGGATTGGGCGAATGAATGA
- the lanKC gene encoding class III lanthionine synthetase LanKC has product MNHLNLLLNNEFYTTLDNYNENDFYNLIADDFKSDNWFFLKDNIYFHFSNNNQKLPKQGWKIHISALPSNAQDILSISCRICKKNNVSFKFMLDKNILVFSSSKQSPRQSSGKFITIYPSNLNDFNKIINELYNELKHFKGPYILSDKRFLDCKVLYYRYGGILSNKILNHNGTFSEVLIDPSGNLIEDSREPYYKKFDWVPEPFEDEEVSTENEGLKEGRYNILEVIKYNNSGGVYLAYDNLQAKKVIIKEARPYTLTNNHDNTDAVFYRKKENQIFNILCNVNYTPNLIDEFYEWEHYFSVIDFSEGQPLRQYLVENSPFVNPDTAKENLLSYFEELEIIWANITKGLSEIHKNNIFLCDFHIDNIFIDKELNVSFIDMDGSLIKDSKKQEPILYSQGYIDPKFKESQQYTFEIELYGLGALFFSTLSTYNSYLDKNPGFIDSFLFKLKNEINLPDKFIHIIKSLTNSDSSKRLNLDAILNILSKEAFITDYSISNSISASNKELVSMITTYIVNAADPSQKHLFFTDPKIVNPLNVENGASGVLYALKKINGSVPKKYIEWIKNHNISKETYPPSLYLGLAGIAWSMYTLDEHELSFEIMGLTNNHKLKFKCPDIYTGTAGIGLTNLFFWTKTKDNKYIEEAINCADHLTRIANYHDNGTISWTAPDNKIYIGYAKGASGIGLFFLYLYKITNEVKYLKIAKNAINFDLSTAINKDNFISFPSKHIGSSAFSPYWFMGSAGVATALIRYKYVTNDEHYNEVLSKIINDSNRMYTLFPGLFNGLSGLGNLMLDAEYFLGNSEYGRKAEQIADSLKIFAMVQVNGVTYPGDYLTFFNSDFGSGSSGIGLFLNRLQNKELNFNFLIDEIL; this is encoded by the coding sequence ATGAATCATTTAAACTTACTATTAAATAATGAATTTTATACAACCTTAGATAATTATAATGAGAATGATTTTTACAATTTAATTGCAGATGACTTTAAGTCTGATAATTGGTTTTTTTTAAAAGATAATATTTATTTCCACTTCTCTAATAATAATCAAAAATTACCTAAACAAGGATGGAAAATTCATATTTCCGCTCTTCCAAGTAATGCTCAAGATATATTATCTATTAGTTGTCGTATATGTAAAAAAAACAATGTGTCATTTAAATTCATGTTAGATAAAAATATATTAGTTTTTTCATCGTCAAAACAATCTCCAAGACAATCTTCCGGTAAATTTATAACTATCTATCCAAGTAATTTAAACGATTTCAATAAAATCATTAATGAATTGTATAATGAATTAAAGCATTTTAAGGGTCCATACATTCTAAGTGATAAAAGATTTCTGGACTGTAAAGTTTTGTATTACAGATATGGTGGAATCTTATCTAACAAAATTTTAAATCATAATGGTACATTTTCTGAGGTATTAATTGATCCATCAGGTAATCTAATTGAAGATTCTAGAGAACCGTATTATAAAAAATTTGACTGGGTACCTGAACCTTTTGAAGATGAAGAGGTAAGTACTGAAAATGAAGGTTTAAAAGAAGGAAGATATAATATTTTGGAAGTAATCAAGTATAATAATTCTGGTGGTGTATATCTTGCCTATGATAATCTACAGGCTAAAAAAGTAATTATTAAAGAAGCAAGACCATATACTTTAACTAATAATCATGACAATACTGATGCAGTTTTTTATCGAAAAAAAGAAAATCAGATATTTAATATATTATGTAATGTTAATTATACTCCTAATCTCATAGATGAATTTTATGAATGGGAACATTACTTTTCTGTAATAGATTTCTCTGAAGGACAACCATTAAGACAATATTTAGTGGAGAATTCACCTTTTGTTAATCCTGATACAGCGAAAGAAAATTTATTGAGTTATTTTGAAGAGTTAGAGATAATTTGGGCAAATATAACAAAGGGGCTTTCGGAAATTCATAAAAATAATATTTTTTTATGTGATTTTCATATTGATAATATCTTTATAGATAAAGAATTGAATGTTTCTTTTATTGATATGGATGGTTCTCTAATAAAAGATTCTAAAAAACAAGAACCTATTTTATATTCACAGGGATATATTGATCCTAAGTTTAAGGAATCTCAGCAATATACGTTTGAAATAGAATTATATGGTTTAGGAGCGTTATTTTTTTCAACATTATCTACTTATAATTCTTATTTAGATAAAAATCCAGGCTTTATTGATTCATTTTTATTTAAATTAAAAAATGAAATTAATTTGCCTGATAAATTTATTCATATAATAAAAAGTTTAACTAATTCTGATTCATCTAAGAGACTAAATTTAGACGCTATACTTAATATATTAAGTAAAGAAGCTTTTATTACAGATTATAGTATTTCAAATAGTATATCTGCTTCGAATAAAGAATTAGTAAGTATGATAACAACATATATTGTTAATGCTGCTGATCCAAGTCAAAAACATTTATTCTTTACTGATCCAAAAATAGTTAACCCTTTAAATGTTGAGAATGGGGCATCTGGTGTACTCTATGCTCTAAAGAAAATTAATGGGTCTGTACCAAAAAAATACATTGAATGGATTAAAAATCATAATATTTCAAAGGAAACTTATCCTCCAAGTCTTTATTTAGGACTGGCAGGAATAGCTTGGTCTATGTATACTTTGGATGAACATGAATTATCATTTGAAATCATGGGACTAACAAATAATCATAAGTTAAAGTTTAAATGTCCAGATATTTATACAGGAACTGCAGGAATCGGTTTAACTAATTTATTTTTTTGGACAAAGACAAAAGACAATAAATACATAGAAGAAGCAATTAATTGTGCAGACCATTTAACTAGAATAGCAAATTACCATGATAATGGGACAATTTCTTGGACTGCACCAGACAATAAAATTTACATTGGATACGCTAAAGGCGCTAGTGGAATTGGATTGTTCTTCCTGTATTTATATAAAATAACTAATGAGGTTAAATATCTTAAAATTGCAAAAAATGCGATAAACTTTGATTTAAGTACTGCAATTAATAAAGACAATTTTATATCATTTCCATCCAAACATATTGGTTCTTCTGCATTTTCACCATATTGGTTTATGGGTTCGGCAGGCGTAGCAACAGCGCTAATTCGTTATAAATATGTTACTAATGATGAACATTATAATGAAGTATTAAGCAAAATTATAAATGATTCAAATCGCATGTACACTTTATTCCCAGGACTATTTAATGGTCTTTCAGGTTTAGGCAATTTAATGTTAGATGCAGAATATTTTCTTGGAAATTCTGAATATGGTAGGAAGGCAGAACAAATAGCTGATTCATTAAAAATTTTTGCCATGGTCCAAGTAAATGGGGTTACTTATCCAGGTGATTATTTAACATTTTTTAATAGTGATTTTGGTTCTGGATCAAGTGGAATTGGATTATTTTTAAATAGACTTCAAAATAAAGAACTAAATTTCAATTTTTTAATTGATGAAATATTGTGA
- a CDS encoding N-acetylmuramoyl-L-alanine amidase: MGLQGYKVFIDAGHGGTDPGTSYEDLKEKTLTLEIAKKLETELKSLGATTKMSRTTDVYPSLDTRIAESNKFGADIFCSVHVNAGNGTGVETWVHDNSSSLTNSLATYVNNAMATTLGVGNRGVKKAPSQRENDNIKVIDPKLINGWAILPEVLFIKTDYDKLKQSSVREQAAKAIARGMFNFSNSIPPKN, translated from the coding sequence ATGGGATTACAGGGTTATAAAGTTTTTATTGATGCTGGACACGGGGGTACTGATCCAGGTACATCGTATGAAGATTTGAAGGAAAAAACACTCACTCTTGAAATTGCTAAAAAGTTAGAAACTGAATTAAAAAGCTTAGGAGCTACTACTAAAATGAGTAGAACTACGGATGTTTATCCTTCTTTGGATACCCGTATTGCAGAATCAAACAAATTTGGTGCTGATATTTTTTGTAGTGTTCACGTAAACGCTGGTAATGGAACAGGCGTTGAAACTTGGGTTCACGACAATTCTAGCTCTTTAACAAATTCTTTAGCAACTTATGTAAATAACGCTATGGCTACTACTCTTGGAGTAGGGAATCGTGGCGTTAAAAAGGCTCCTTCTCAGCGAGAGAACGATAATATTAAAGTGATAGATCCTAAATTAATAAATGGTTGGGCTATCTTACCAGAAGTTTTATTTATCAAGACGGATTATGATAAATTAAAGCAGAGCTCAGTTCGAGAACAAGCTGCAAAGGCCATAGCTAGAGGTATGTTTAACTTTTCTAATTCAATTCCACCAAAAAACTAA
- the ltrA gene encoding group II intron reverse transcriptase/maturase — MMLNQILERKNMMQALKRVEANKGSHGVDMMPVQTLRQHILENWKTIKSQILNGTYEPQPVRRIEIPKPDGGVRLLGIPTVTDRLIQQAISQILSEEYDKTFSDYSYGFRPNRSAHDAIRKAKGYIKEGYRWVVDMDLEKFFDKVNHDRLMATLAKRISDKPLLKLIRKYLQSGVMINGVVSSTEEGTPQGGPLSPLLSNIVLDELDKELEKRGHKFVRYADDCNIYVKSERAGVRTMASVQRFIEGKLRLKVNEKKSAVDRPWNRKFLAFSFTAHKESKVRIAKTSLQRMKKKIREITSRKMPYSMEYRIEKLNQYLVGWCGYFALADTPTTFKTLDSWIKRRLRMCLWKDWKKPRTRVRNLTRLKVPYGKAYEWGNTRKGYWRISKSPILHRTLGKSFWESQGLKSLQVRYETLRYSS; from the coding sequence GTGATGTTGAATCAGATACTTGAACGGAAAAACATGATGCAAGCGTTAAAGCGAGTGGAAGCGAATAAAGGAAGCCATGGAGTAGACATGATGCCCGTACAAACCTTACGACAGCACATCCTCGAAAATTGGAAAACCATTAAATCGCAGATTTTAAATGGAACCTATGAACCACAGCCAGTACGTCGAATCGAAATCCCGAAACCAGACGGTGGTGTGCGTCTATTAGGTATTCCAACCGTGACAGATCGTTTGATTCAACAAGCTATATCGCAGATACTATCTGAGGAATATGATAAAACATTTTCGGATTACAGTTATGGATTCCGACCAAATCGGAGTGCCCATGATGCCATTCGAAAAGCAAAGGGTTATATAAAAGAGGGTTATCGATGGGTTGTGGATATGGATTTAGAGAAATTCTTTGATAAGGTCAATCATGACCGACTAATGGCAACGTTAGCGAAACGAATTTCAGATAAACCTTTACTAAAACTCATTCGTAAATATCTCCAATCCGGTGTCATGATAAATGGCGTAGTTTCCAGTACAGAAGAAGGAACCCCGCAAGGTGGACCTCTAAGTCCACTCTTATCAAACATCGTATTAGACGAACTTGATAAAGAGTTAGAGAAACGTGGACATAAATTCGTACGGTACGCAGATGATTGCAATATCTATGTGAAGAGTGAACGGGCAGGGGTACGAACAATGGCGAGTGTACAACGATTTATTGAAGGAAAACTTCGACTGAAAGTTAACGAAAAGAAATCGGCAGTGGACCGCCCTTGGAATCGAAAATTCTTGGCGTTTAGCTTTACTGCTCATAAAGAATCGAAGGTTCGTATTGCAAAAACGAGCCTACAACGAATGAAGAAGAAAATACGAGAAATTACCTCTAGAAAGATGCCATACTCCATGGAATATAGAATCGAAAAGTTGAACCAATATCTAGTGGGATGGTGTGGATATTTCGCCTTAGCAGATACACCTACCACATTTAAAACACTGGATAGCTGGATTAAACGAAGATTACGTATGTGCCTGTGGAAGGATTGGAAGAAACCTCGAACAAGAGTTAGAAATCTTACTCGATTAAAAGTTCCTTATGGGAAAGCATACGAGTGGGGAAATACTCGAAAAGGGTACTGGCGCATTTCTAAAAGCCCCATATTACACAGAACCCTCGGCAAGTCCTTTTGGGAAAGCCAAGGGCTGAAAAGTCTGCAAGTTCGTTACGAAACTTTGCGTTATTCATCTTAA
- a CDS encoding MFS transporter — MLTTSEINKKSIAVLVIGIIFISSTLRAPLTAVGPIISYIRDGLDISNVLAGFITTIPLLAFAVISPFAPRLARRLGMEMTLFLAISLLAFGIAIRSIGTPFFLLFGTASIGIAIAFGNVLIPSFIKLKFPLQIGLLTGIFTVSMNLSAGIGAGISYPIAKGTFLGWQGALGIWSILAVIACLVWVPQIKRKQQIVPDIPEANPIKAKSILKSPLTWTITLCMGFQSLIFYTTAAWIPEILQTQGMEAGKSGWMLSIMQFSQLPMTFLIPILAGRMKDQRILVAVFTICYLIGFMGLLYGGLSLALLWMVFLGLGGGASFGLVMMFFSLRSRTPMEAADLSGVAQSIGYLLAAIGPVFFGFVHDTTGSWDTPILLFIVTVILLFFAGMHAGRDRFVSEG, encoded by the coding sequence TTGTTGACTACCTCAGAAATAAATAAAAAATCTATTGCCGTATTGGTCATAGGGATTATATTCATCTCCTCTACATTGCGAGCACCCCTTACCGCGGTGGGACCGATTATATCCTATATTAGGGATGGGCTTGATATCTCCAATGTGTTGGCAGGTTTTATCACGACGATTCCATTGCTTGCCTTCGCGGTTATATCTCCATTTGCACCTAGATTAGCACGTCGTCTTGGAATGGAAATGACATTATTTCTTGCTATTTCACTGCTTGCGTTCGGAATTGCGATCCGCTCCATCGGCACTCCCTTCTTCTTATTGTTTGGCACAGCTTCAATCGGAATCGCAATTGCGTTTGGAAATGTGTTAATACCCAGCTTCATCAAGCTTAAGTTCCCTTTACAAATCGGGTTGCTTACAGGTATTTTCACCGTTTCTATGAATCTTTCTGCTGGCATTGGAGCTGGCATTAGTTATCCCATTGCAAAAGGAACATTCCTTGGTTGGCAAGGAGCATTAGGAATCTGGTCTATTTTAGCTGTCATTGCCTGCCTAGTTTGGGTACCCCAAATTAAAAGGAAGCAACAAATTGTCCCGGATATACCCGAAGCCAATCCTATTAAAGCTAAATCTATCTTGAAATCTCCTTTAACCTGGACTATTACTTTATGTATGGGCTTCCAATCCCTGATTTTTTATACAACTGCTGCATGGATTCCGGAAATATTGCAGACACAAGGAATGGAGGCTGGGAAATCGGGCTGGATGCTATCCATCATGCAATTTTCACAGCTCCCTATGACCTTTCTTATTCCAATCCTAGCAGGGCGGATGAAGGATCAAAGAATACTGGTAGCGGTATTTACGATTTGTTATTTGATTGGTTTTATGGGGTTGTTATACGGAGGTCTTTCACTAGCGTTACTATGGATGGTATTCCTAGGATTAGGGGGCGGGGCTTCATTTGGATTAGTTATGATGTTCTTCTCTCTTAGATCAAGAACACCGATGGAGGCTGCAGACTTATCTGGTGTCGCGCAATCTATCGGCTATTTACTTGCTGCAATCGGACCAGTATTCTTTGGGTTTGTTCACGATACGACTGGAAGCTGGGATACTCCAATACTATTATTCATCGTGACAGTTATTTTGCTATTCTTTGCCGGAATGCATGCCGGAAGAGATCGGTTTGTATCAGAGGGATAA
- a CDS encoding leucine-rich repeat protein → MMRKKYLVLFLIFVLVGCESASNNIKKDDTQQTEIQEETKTAGVGDIPAALLTEISQQIGVPQEDITDEDLLRVSNLTINDQNNDDISALSEMKNFEQLFVTAPIDMESISQLSNLKYLYLQNIPVSEVNFLKSYKQLNTVEISNSGLEDLKGFPELQNIEIIFIVNNRLQDLGPLEPLKSLKYLDITNNQVVSLAPLEKLVTLEDLTLMNNPIDDFSVVSKLTSLRFLSLNGTPLTTLEFASSLNNLERLQIADTVVSDLSPLSRLKNLTYLDIRNTNVTSIQPLIDNNELKYLLLNKDKVKDWELLEGKEDLLISEIEIMAN, encoded by the coding sequence ATGATGAGAAAAAAATACTTAGTGTTATTTCTTATTTTTGTGTTAGTTGGTTGCGAAAGTGCAAGCAATAATATTAAGAAGGATGATACTCAACAGACGGAAATTCAAGAAGAAACTAAAACAGCGGGGGTCGGAGATATTCCAGCTGCACTACTAACTGAAATTTCTCAGCAGATTGGAGTTCCGCAAGAAGATATTACAGATGAAGACTTATTAAGGGTAAGCAATTTAACGATTAATGACCAGAATAATGATGATATCTCTGCATTATCTGAAATGAAAAATTTTGAACAGCTTTTCGTAACTGCTCCTATTGATATGGAATCAATTAGTCAGTTAAGCAACTTGAAATATCTTTATCTCCAAAACATACCTGTTTCAGAAGTGAATTTTTTAAAGTCTTATAAACAATTAAATACTGTTGAAATATCAAACAGTGGGCTAGAGGATTTAAAGGGTTTTCCAGAGTTGCAAAATATAGAAATTATTTTTATAGTCAATAATCGATTACAAGACTTAGGGCCTTTGGAACCTTTGAAGTCTCTAAAATACTTAGATATTACGAATAACCAAGTTGTATCGTTGGCACCACTCGAAAAATTAGTGACTCTTGAAGATCTTACTTTAATGAATAATCCAATTGATGACTTTTCAGTAGTATCCAAGTTAACCTCTTTGCGTTTTCTTTCATTGAATGGAACGCCTCTTACTACTCTTGAATTTGCTAGTTCTTTGAATAACCTGGAGCGTTTACAGATTGCAGATACAGTCGTATCAGATTTATCTCCTTTATCAAGATTAAAAAATCTAACATACTTGGATATAAGAAATACGAATGTAACGTCTATTCAACCGCTAATTGATAACAATGAGTTAAAATATTTATTACTTAATAAGGACAAGGTGAAAGATTGGGAGCTGCTCGAAGGTAAGGAAGATTTACTGATTTCGGAAATAGAAATAATGGCTAATTAG